The Anas acuta chromosome 18, bAnaAcu1.1, whole genome shotgun sequence genome has a segment encoding these proteins:
- the LOC137841544 gene encoding LOW QUALITY PROTEIN: heparan sulfate glucosamine 3-O-sulfotransferase 3B1-like (The sequence of the model RefSeq protein was modified relative to this genomic sequence to represent the inferred CDS: inserted 2 bases in 1 codon), giving the protein MGQPLKRRLDVPGAVPSVLRRRLLLLGAMLGLWLCLFYSCGGSCAGLAAPGGSPEPRGPSGGGPAPPXPPPPPPPPGLPEAARPISSLTDGTGSKRLPQAVIIGVKKGGTRALLEFLRVHPDVRAVGAEPHFFDRNYERGLAWYRDLMPRTLEGQITMEKTPSYFVTKEAPARISSMSKGTKLIVVVRDPVTRAISDYTQTLSKKPDIPTFESLTFKNRTTGLIDTSWSAIQIGIYAKHLENWLLYFPIGQILFVSGERLISDPAGELGRVQDFLGLKRIITDKHFYFNKTKGFPCLKKAEGSSKPHCLGKTKGRTHPDIDQEVVQRLRDFYRPFNMKFYQMTGQDFGWD; this is encoded by the exons ATGGGGCAGCCCCTGAAGCGGCGCCTCGACGTGCCCGGCGCGGTGCCCTCGGTGCtgcggcggcggctgctgctgctgggcgcCATGCTCGGCCTCTGGCTCTGCCTCTTCTACTCCTGCGGCGGCTCCTGCGCCGGGCTGGCggcccccgggggctccccggaGCCGCGGGGGCCGTCGGGgggcggcccggccccccc ccccccacctcccccgccgcccccggggctgcccgaGGCCGCCCGCCCCATCTCCAGCCTGACCGACGGCACCGGCAGCAAGCGGCTGCCGCAGGCCGTCATCATCGGCGTGAAGAAGGGGGGGACGCGGGCGCTGCTGGAGTTCCTGCGGGTGCACCCCGACGTGCGCGCCGTCGGCGCCGAGCCCCATTTCTTCGACCGCAACTACGAGCGGGGCCTCGCCTGGTACAG GGACCTCATGCCCAGGACCCTGGAGGGGCAGATCACCATGGAGAAGACCCCCAGCTACTTCGTCACCAAGGAGGCCCCGGCCCGCATCTCCTCCATGTCCAAGGGCACGAAGCTCATCGTGGTGGTGCGGGACCCCGTGACCAGAGCCATCTCGGACTACACCCAGACGCTCTCCAAGAAGCCCGATATCCCCACCTTTGAGAGCCTGACCTTCAAAAACAGGACTACGGGCCTGATCGACACCTCGTGGAGCGCCATCCAGATCGGCATCTACGCCAAGCACCTGGAGAACTGGCTCCTCTACTTCCCCATCGGGCAGATCCTCTTCGTCAGCGGGGAGAGGCTGATCAGCGACCCCGcgggggagctgggcagggtcCAGGACTTTCTGGGCCTCAAGAGGATCATCACCGACAAACACTTCTACTTCAACAAAACCAAGGGCTTCCCCTGCCTGAAGAAGGCGGAGGGCAGCAGCAAACCCCACTGCCTGGGGAAAACGAAAGGCAGGACCCACCCCGACATCGACCAGGAGGTGGTGCAGAGGCTGCGGGACTTCTACCGGCCTTTCAACATGAAGTTCTACCAGATGACGGGGCAGGACTTCGGCTGGGACTGA